Proteins from a genomic interval of Gemmatimonadaceae bacterium:
- a CDS encoding HupE/UreJ family protein, giving the protein MLSEFLTYFRLGVGHIADLKGYDHILFIVALTAGYAPRDWRRLLWLVTAFTIGHSATLALATLDLVRVRAPLIEFLIPVTIVVTAGYSLLSRRRAESSGEPYRPERHALLYALAGTFGLIHGLGFSNFLRAVLGGEESIVLPLFAFNVGLEVGQLAIVACVLLAGAAVCEIAGLSRRRWAAALSLVIVLASLRMIVERYPGM; this is encoded by the coding sequence GTGCTCTCCGAGTTTCTCACGTATTTCCGCCTGGGGGTCGGCCATATCGCCGACCTCAAGGGCTACGACCACATCCTCTTCATAGTGGCGCTGACCGCCGGCTACGCACCGCGCGACTGGCGGCGCCTGCTCTGGCTCGTCACCGCCTTCACCATCGGCCACTCCGCCACCCTGGCGCTGGCCACGCTCGACCTGGTCCGCGTCCGCGCCCCGCTCATCGAGTTCCTGATCCCGGTCACCATCGTGGTGACGGCGGGGTACTCGTTGCTCTCGCGGCGGCGAGCCGAGTCATCGGGCGAGCCGTATCGCCCCGAACGTCATGCGCTCCTGTACGCGCTTGCGGGGACTTTCGGGCTGATTCACGGGCTCGGCTTCTCCAACTTCCTGCGCGCGGTGTTGGGGGGAGAGGAGTCGATCGTCCTCCCGCTCTTCGCCTTCAACGTCGGGTTGGAAGTCGGGCAACTGGCCATCGTCGCCTGCGTGCTGCTGGCCGGTGCGGCGGTGTGCGAAATCGCCGGACTCTCGCGCCGGCGATGGGCAGCCGCATTGTCGCTCGTGATCGTCCTCGCCAGCCTCCGAATGATCGTCGAACGTTACCCCGGAATGTGA